In Phyllopteryx taeniolatus isolate TA_2022b chromosome 13, UOR_Ptae_1.2, whole genome shotgun sequence, the following are encoded in one genomic region:
- the eif2ak4 gene encoding eIF-2-alpha kinase GCN2 isoform X2: MSAQLFPTETTDDHTVQQQNELEALASIFEEDFQDLRQNDPWKVKRPPEVHLCLRPKGLNHSQECYVTVDLQVKCPTNYPDVPPELELTNVKGLSNDNLQTLQNELTKLAAARCGEVMIYELADHIQGFLSEHNKPPPRSFHEEMLKNLRRQQEARELEEKQRRDQRRKQEEDMEKEIMAEIHRREEEKREEKRRKEIAKQERFESMEQLIPTSVLGKSPPSSCGTPSDITDTKKAVPNRRRNASSTRHRCETISEDNSHMQERLHFISSTFGELTVLRGRHLGESESLGRNVYNGFEVNSGDFAVIYEWSLRWNKKMGKFFTSQEKGKIENCKKQIHAAENEFNSLLRLEHPNLVHFRALNSSEKEDSLVVDLLVEHVPGINLNQSLLNHTPIPLDKLCHYTAQLLAALDYLHSNSVVHKHLGTSSVLLDSEGNVRLTDYSLSKRFSDICKEDIFEQAHVRFSEATAMPTKTGKKGDVWNLGLMLLALSQGKEVKEYPVTVPSNLPADFKDFLHKCVCLNDVDRWTTQQLLDHNFLKPPSPKNQPQFQDSSPEVLAVDFASSVIPRSHILNAPFSPGVQRQFSRYFNEFEELHLLGKGAFGAVIKVQNNLDGCYYAVKRIQVNPASKQFRRIKGEVTLLSRLNHENIVRYYNAWIERSEVPSTGVLSHTDSSEPQSTADKPPPVQKPLPQLNELGLADNVEDIAPPPALSSSVEWSTSIERSSSAKCGRNQSSDEDDDDEEDDVFGASFLPSADSISDVIFDNGDDSTDEMSQGEPSKRPLSETSESADSDRPFVIVHCLYIQMEYCEKSTLRDTIDQGLHQDQNRLWRLFREILDGLSYIHEQGMIHRDLKPVNIFLDSQDHVKIGDFGLATDHPATVAAGKFEVEESGSAALQKLEPTGNLTGMVGTALYVSPEVQGNTKAMYNQKVDLFSLGIILFEMSYRPMITGAERISVLSQLRAEAIHFPDDYDRYEQGTQRKVIEWLLKHDPVLRPTAQELLKSELLPPPQMEESELHEVLQHTMANINCKAYRSMVGQLFAQINSPVMDFTYDIDLHKGSFNLSSARLQQYVYETITRIFKKHSAVRLQTPLLLPKHRKLCEGSEPACFMDHSGMLVTLPYSLRMAFARYVARNNITHLKRYSIDRVFRPRKLDRAHPRELLECAFDIITSITNSLLPDAETIYTISEIVQEFPALQERNYNIYLNHTSLLKAILLHSGIPEDKLNQASNILCDAMSEKLTKREVEAKFCNFSLSTNSLQVLYKYIEQKGTLKEVAPLLSSLTKQKTAVMQLAKQALKDLEEVTVLLQRLGVKLPVVVNLGLVYKVQHHSGIIFQFVAFIRKRKRTVPDILAAGGRYDHLILEFRGPATTVPVPSAVGASVALDKVCAVVASMEEPPSVSSCDVLVVPVGHSSMSRAISVVQKLWSNVSGDVAGPLPGGWHPVHGHVI; the protein is encoded by the exons GCCTCCAGAGCTGGAGCTGACGAATGTCAAAGGTCTGTCAAATGATAACCTGCAGACCCTCCAGAATGAACTCACCAAACTGGCAGCGGCACGATGTGGAGAG GTGATGATTTATGAGCTGGCAGATCATATCCAGGGATTCTTGAGCGAGCACAACAAACCTCCTCCGCGCTCCTTCCACGAAGAGATGCTGAAGAATCTTCGCAGACAGCAGGAGGCACGAGAGCTGGAGGAGAAGCAAAGGAGAGACCAACGGCGCAAGCAAGAGGAGGACATG GAAAAAGAAATAATGGCTGAAATCCATCGACGAGAGGAGGAAAAACGAGAGGAAAAGAGGAGAAAGGAGATTGCCAAACAG GAGCGATTTGAGAGTATGGAGCAACTAATCCCTACTAGCGTATTGGGAAAGAGCCCACCCAGTTCATGTGGAACTCCTTCTGACATCACAGACACCAAGAAAGCAGTCCCAAACCGTCGACGGAATGCCTCAAGTACACGTCACAG ATGTGAGACAATCAGTGAAGACAACTCACACATGCAGGAGCGTCTTCACTTCATCAGCAGTACCTTTGGAGAACTCACTGTCCTGAGAGGGAGACATTTAG GAGAGAGCGAGAGTCTTGGCCGGAACGTTTATAATGGGTTTGAGGTGAATTCAGGTGACTTTGCAGTAATTTATGAGTGGTCACTGCGCTGGAACAAGAAAATGGGAAAGTTCTTCACCAGCCAGGAGAAAGGAAAAATTGAGAACTGCAAAAAGCAG ATCCATGCGGCAGAAAATGAGTTCAACTCCCTCCTGCGACTTGAGCACCCAAACCTGGTGCACTTCAGGGCACTGAACTCCAGTGAGAAGGAAGACTCCCTCGTGGTGGACCTGCTGGTTGAGCATGTGCCCGGCATCAACTTGAACCAAAGCCTCCTCAATCACACCCCCATCCCTCTGGACAAACTCTGCCATTATACTGCCCAGCTGCTCGCTGCACTCGACTACCTGCACTCAAACTCTGTGGTCCACAAACATTTGGGGACCTCCAGTGTGCTGTTGGACTCTGAAGGGAACGTTCGATTGACTGATTACAGCTTATCCAAGAGATTCTCTGATATCTGTAAAGAAGATATTTTCGAGCAGGCGCATGTGCGTTTCTCTGAGGCCACTGCAATGCCCACCAAGACTGGCAAAAAGGGGGATGTGTGGAACTTGGGACTGATGCTGCTGGCTCTAAGTCAAGGCAAGGAGGTGAAAGAGTATCCCGTGACAGTGCCCTCCAACCTGCCTGCTGACTTCAAAGACTTCCTCCATAA GTGCGTCTGCCTGAATGATGTTGATCGATGGACAACCCAGCAACTCTTGGACCACAACTTCCTTAAGCCTCCGTCACCTAAAAACCAGCCTCAGTTCCAGGATAGTAGCCCAGAAG TGCTTGCTGTGGACTTTGCATCATCAGTAATCCCACGTAGCCATATTCTTAATGCTCCATTCAGTCCAGGAGTGCAAAGACAATTTTCTCGCTACTTCAATGAGTTTGAGGAACTTCATCTTTTGGGGAAAGGGGCCTTTGGTGCCGTGATTAAG GTTCAGAATAATCTTGATGGTTGCTACTATGCTGTGAAGCGCATCCAAGTCAACCCTGCCAGCAAGCAATTCAGACGCATCAAAGGCGAAGTGACGCTGCTGTCGCGTCTCAACCATGAGAACATTGTGCGCTACTACAATGCGTGGATCGAGAGGAGTGAAGTGCCATCCACGGGGGTGCTGAGCCACACCGATAGCTCAGAGCCTCAGAGCACTGCTGACAAGCCGCCTCCGGTCCAGAAACCTCTGCCGCAGCTCAATGAGCTGGGCCTTGCTGACAATGTGGAGGACATTGCACCACCTCCAGCCCTGTCTAGCTCAGTGGAATGGTCCACGTCTATTGAAAGGTCTTCCAGTGCTAAATGTGGTCGAAACCAGTCAAGTGAtgaagacgacgacgatgaGGAGGATGATGTGTTCGGCGCCTCTTTTTT GCCATCAGCTGACTCCATCAGCGATGTCATCTTTGACAATGGCGACGATAGCACAGATGAGATGTCGCAG GGTGAGCCAAGCAAAAGGCCATTGAGTGAAACATCGGAAAGTGCAGACTCTGATCGACCTTTTGTCATAGTGCATTGCTTGTACATACAA ATGGAATACTGTGAAAAAAGCACTTTGCGTGACACAATCGACCAAGGTCTGCATCAGGACCAAAATCGTCTCTGGAGGCTCTTCAGGGAAATCCTAGACGGTCTTTCTTACATCCATGAACAG GGGATGATTCACAGGGACCTGAAGCCTGTCAACATCTTCCTTGACTCCCAAGATCATGTTAAAATTGGTGATTTTGGCCTGGCTACGGACCATCCGGCCACTGTG GCTGCAGGTAAATTTGAAGTGGAAGAGAGTGGTTCTGCAGCACTGCAAAAACTGGAGCCAACAG GAAACCTGACTGGCATGGTTGGTACAGCCCTCTATGTTAGTCCAGAAGTTCAAGGAAATACCAAAGCTATGTACAATCAA AAAGTTGATTTGTTCAGCCTTGGTATCATCCTTTTCGAGATGTCTTACCGGCCGATGATCACTGGGGCAGAGCGAATTTCTGTCCTGAGCCAACTCCGTGCA GAGGCCATTCACTTCCCTGATGACTACGATAGATATGAACAAGGAACGCAG AGGAAGGTGATAGAGTGGCTTCTGAAGCATGACCCTGTACTGCGGCCCACTGCTCAGGAGCTGCTCAAGAGTGAACTGCTGCCTCCACCCCAGATGGAGGAGTCCGAGCTGCATGAAGTGTTACAGCACACAATGGCCAATATCAACTGCAAAGCTTACCGCAGCATGGTGGGACAGTTGTTTGCTCAGATTAATTCACCAGTTATGGATTTCACCTACGATATAGACCTTCATAAG GGCAGCTTCAACCTCAGCAGCGCCAGATTGCAGCAGTATGTGTATGAGACAATCACCAGGATTTTCAAGAAGCACA GTGCAGTGCGCCTGCAGACACCGCTGCTGCTTCCCAAACACAGGAAGCTCTGTGAAGGCAGCGAGCCGGCCTGTTTCATGGACCACAGTGGTATGCTGGTGACGCTGCCCTACAGCCTTCGT ATGGCGTTTGCAAGATATGTCGCCCGAAACAACATAACGCATCTAAAGAG GTACAGCATTGATCGCGTCTTTCGGCCCAGGAAGCTGGATCGCGCTCACCCAAGGGAGCTTCTCGAGTGTGCCTTTGACATCATCACATCCATCACCAACAGCCTGCTCCCAGATGCCGAGACCATTTACACCATCTCTGAAATAGTCCAGGAATTCCCTGCACTTCAG GAGAGGAATTACAACATTTACCTGAACCATACGAGTTTGCTGAAGGCCATCCTGCTTCACAGCGGAATCCCAGAGGACAAACTGAACCAGGCCTCCAACATACTATGTGATGCCATG AGTGAAAAGCTGACCAAACGTGAAGTAGAAGCAAAGTTCTGCAACTTTTCATTGTCGACAAACAGT TTGCAGGTGTTGTACAAGTACATAGAACAGAAGGGAACTCTGAAAGAAGTGGCACCATTGCTGTCTTCACTCACCAAGCAGAAGACGGCTGTCATGCAGCTGGCCAAGCAGGCCCTCAAGGACCTGGAGGAGGTCACGGTGCTGCTTCAGAGACTTGGAGTGAAACTGCCA GTGGTAGTCAATTTAGGTTTAGTGTACAAGGTGCAGCACCACTCTGGGATCATCTTCCAGTTTGTGGCCTTCATCAGGAAGCGCAAACGGACTGTACCAGATATACTGGCCGCTGGAGGACGCTACGACCACCTG ATCCTGGAATTTCGTGGGCCCGCAACCACTGTGCCAGTGCCCTCTGCAGTAGGTGCCAGCGTGGCGTTGGACAAAGTCTGTGCTGTGGTGGCTAGCATGGAGGAGCCA CCATCAGTAAGCTCTTGTGATGTCCTTGTGGTCCCAGTTGGACATTCGTCTATGTCCAGAGCCATCAGTGTTGTCCAGAAGCTGTGGAGCAATG TCTCAGGAGACGTTGCTGGACCACTGCCGGGTGGCTGGCATCCCGTGCATGGCCATGTTATCTGA
- the eif2ak4 gene encoding eIF-2-alpha kinase GCN2 isoform X1 translates to MSAQLFPTETTDDHTVQQQNELEALASIFEEDFQDLRQNDPWKVKRPPEVHLCLRPKGLNHSQECYVTVDLQVKCPTNYPDVPPELELTNVKGLSNDNLQTLQNELTKLAAARCGEVMIYELADHIQGFLSEHNKPPPRSFHEEMLKNLRRQQEARELEEKQRRDQRRKQEEDMEKEIMAEIHRREEEKREEKRRKEIAKQERFESMEQLIPTSVLGKSPPSSCGTPSDITDTKKAVPNRRRNASSTRHRCETISEDNSHMQERLHFISSTFGELTVLRGRHLGESESLGRNVYNGFEVNSGDFAVIYEWSLRWNKKMGKFFTSQEKGKIENCKKQIHAAENEFNSLLRLEHPNLVHFRALNSSEKEDSLVVDLLVEHVPGINLNQSLLNHTPIPLDKLCHYTAQLLAALDYLHSNSVVHKHLGTSSVLLDSEGNVRLTDYSLSKRFSDICKEDIFEQAHVRFSEATAMPTKTGKKGDVWNLGLMLLALSQGKEVKEYPVTVPSNLPADFKDFLHKCVCLNDVDRWTTQQLLDHNFLKPPSPKNQPQFQDSSPEVLAVDFASSVIPRSHILNAPFSPGVQRQFSRYFNEFEELHLLGKGAFGAVIKVQNNLDGCYYAVKRIQVNPASKQFRRIKGEVTLLSRLNHENIVRYYNAWIERSEVPSTGVLSHTDSSEPQSTADKPPPVQKPLPQLNELGLADNVEDIAPPPALSSSVEWSTSIERSSSAKCGRNQSSDEDDDDEEDDVFGASFLPSADSISDVIFDNGDDSTDEMSQGEPSKRPLSETSESADSDRPFVIVHCLYIQMEYCEKSTLRDTIDQGLHQDQNRLWRLFREILDGLSYIHEQGMIHRDLKPVNIFLDSQDHVKIGDFGLATDHPATVAAGKFEVEESGSAALQKLEPTGNLTGMVGTALYVSPEVQGNTKAMYNQKVDLFSLGIILFEMSYRPMITGAERISVLSQLRAEAIHFPDDYDRYEQGTQRKVIEWLLKHDPVLRPTAQELLKSELLPPPQMEESELHEVLQHTMANINCKAYRSMVGQLFAQINSPVMDFTYDIDLHKGSFNLSSARLQQYVYETITRIFKKHSAVRLQTPLLLPKHRKLCEGSEPACFMDHSGMLVTLPYSLRMAFARYVARNNITHLKRYSIDRVFRPRKLDRAHPRELLECAFDIITSITNSLLPDAETIYTISEIVQEFPALQERNYNIYLNHTSLLKAILLHSGIPEDKLNQASNILCDAMSEKLTKREVEAKFCNFSLSTNSLQVLYKYIEQKGTLKEVAPLLSSLTKQKTAVMQLAKQALKDLEEVTVLLQRLGVKLPVVVNLGLVYKVQHHSGIIFQFVAFIRKRKRTVPDILAAGGRYDHLILEFRGPATTVPVPSAVGASVALDKVCAVVASMEEPPSVSSCDVLVVPVGHSSMSRAISVVQKLWSNGVSADIAYDVSQSQETLLDHCRVAGIPCMAMLSDKEGNYVKVKSFEKDRQSEKRVPELEVVDHIIQKFRTKFLDERCIREVSESMGQNPKGSSQLNTTGSSEPHGSNCSMNMNVNVISLEKVSASTRRRFETQIHTRLQTLASSLQNRSSDIEVLAVDLQKETLINFLSLEFENEEQYNSSVKSLLSRLPKQRYLKSICDEIHTFKMTKRVAVVVLYSLKDDYYKTLL, encoded by the exons GCCTCCAGAGCTGGAGCTGACGAATGTCAAAGGTCTGTCAAATGATAACCTGCAGACCCTCCAGAATGAACTCACCAAACTGGCAGCGGCACGATGTGGAGAG GTGATGATTTATGAGCTGGCAGATCATATCCAGGGATTCTTGAGCGAGCACAACAAACCTCCTCCGCGCTCCTTCCACGAAGAGATGCTGAAGAATCTTCGCAGACAGCAGGAGGCACGAGAGCTGGAGGAGAAGCAAAGGAGAGACCAACGGCGCAAGCAAGAGGAGGACATG GAAAAAGAAATAATGGCTGAAATCCATCGACGAGAGGAGGAAAAACGAGAGGAAAAGAGGAGAAAGGAGATTGCCAAACAG GAGCGATTTGAGAGTATGGAGCAACTAATCCCTACTAGCGTATTGGGAAAGAGCCCACCCAGTTCATGTGGAACTCCTTCTGACATCACAGACACCAAGAAAGCAGTCCCAAACCGTCGACGGAATGCCTCAAGTACACGTCACAG ATGTGAGACAATCAGTGAAGACAACTCACACATGCAGGAGCGTCTTCACTTCATCAGCAGTACCTTTGGAGAACTCACTGTCCTGAGAGGGAGACATTTAG GAGAGAGCGAGAGTCTTGGCCGGAACGTTTATAATGGGTTTGAGGTGAATTCAGGTGACTTTGCAGTAATTTATGAGTGGTCACTGCGCTGGAACAAGAAAATGGGAAAGTTCTTCACCAGCCAGGAGAAAGGAAAAATTGAGAACTGCAAAAAGCAG ATCCATGCGGCAGAAAATGAGTTCAACTCCCTCCTGCGACTTGAGCACCCAAACCTGGTGCACTTCAGGGCACTGAACTCCAGTGAGAAGGAAGACTCCCTCGTGGTGGACCTGCTGGTTGAGCATGTGCCCGGCATCAACTTGAACCAAAGCCTCCTCAATCACACCCCCATCCCTCTGGACAAACTCTGCCATTATACTGCCCAGCTGCTCGCTGCACTCGACTACCTGCACTCAAACTCTGTGGTCCACAAACATTTGGGGACCTCCAGTGTGCTGTTGGACTCTGAAGGGAACGTTCGATTGACTGATTACAGCTTATCCAAGAGATTCTCTGATATCTGTAAAGAAGATATTTTCGAGCAGGCGCATGTGCGTTTCTCTGAGGCCACTGCAATGCCCACCAAGACTGGCAAAAAGGGGGATGTGTGGAACTTGGGACTGATGCTGCTGGCTCTAAGTCAAGGCAAGGAGGTGAAAGAGTATCCCGTGACAGTGCCCTCCAACCTGCCTGCTGACTTCAAAGACTTCCTCCATAA GTGCGTCTGCCTGAATGATGTTGATCGATGGACAACCCAGCAACTCTTGGACCACAACTTCCTTAAGCCTCCGTCACCTAAAAACCAGCCTCAGTTCCAGGATAGTAGCCCAGAAG TGCTTGCTGTGGACTTTGCATCATCAGTAATCCCACGTAGCCATATTCTTAATGCTCCATTCAGTCCAGGAGTGCAAAGACAATTTTCTCGCTACTTCAATGAGTTTGAGGAACTTCATCTTTTGGGGAAAGGGGCCTTTGGTGCCGTGATTAAG GTTCAGAATAATCTTGATGGTTGCTACTATGCTGTGAAGCGCATCCAAGTCAACCCTGCCAGCAAGCAATTCAGACGCATCAAAGGCGAAGTGACGCTGCTGTCGCGTCTCAACCATGAGAACATTGTGCGCTACTACAATGCGTGGATCGAGAGGAGTGAAGTGCCATCCACGGGGGTGCTGAGCCACACCGATAGCTCAGAGCCTCAGAGCACTGCTGACAAGCCGCCTCCGGTCCAGAAACCTCTGCCGCAGCTCAATGAGCTGGGCCTTGCTGACAATGTGGAGGACATTGCACCACCTCCAGCCCTGTCTAGCTCAGTGGAATGGTCCACGTCTATTGAAAGGTCTTCCAGTGCTAAATGTGGTCGAAACCAGTCAAGTGAtgaagacgacgacgatgaGGAGGATGATGTGTTCGGCGCCTCTTTTTT GCCATCAGCTGACTCCATCAGCGATGTCATCTTTGACAATGGCGACGATAGCACAGATGAGATGTCGCAG GGTGAGCCAAGCAAAAGGCCATTGAGTGAAACATCGGAAAGTGCAGACTCTGATCGACCTTTTGTCATAGTGCATTGCTTGTACATACAA ATGGAATACTGTGAAAAAAGCACTTTGCGTGACACAATCGACCAAGGTCTGCATCAGGACCAAAATCGTCTCTGGAGGCTCTTCAGGGAAATCCTAGACGGTCTTTCTTACATCCATGAACAG GGGATGATTCACAGGGACCTGAAGCCTGTCAACATCTTCCTTGACTCCCAAGATCATGTTAAAATTGGTGATTTTGGCCTGGCTACGGACCATCCGGCCACTGTG GCTGCAGGTAAATTTGAAGTGGAAGAGAGTGGTTCTGCAGCACTGCAAAAACTGGAGCCAACAG GAAACCTGACTGGCATGGTTGGTACAGCCCTCTATGTTAGTCCAGAAGTTCAAGGAAATACCAAAGCTATGTACAATCAA AAAGTTGATTTGTTCAGCCTTGGTATCATCCTTTTCGAGATGTCTTACCGGCCGATGATCACTGGGGCAGAGCGAATTTCTGTCCTGAGCCAACTCCGTGCA GAGGCCATTCACTTCCCTGATGACTACGATAGATATGAACAAGGAACGCAG AGGAAGGTGATAGAGTGGCTTCTGAAGCATGACCCTGTACTGCGGCCCACTGCTCAGGAGCTGCTCAAGAGTGAACTGCTGCCTCCACCCCAGATGGAGGAGTCCGAGCTGCATGAAGTGTTACAGCACACAATGGCCAATATCAACTGCAAAGCTTACCGCAGCATGGTGGGACAGTTGTTTGCTCAGATTAATTCACCAGTTATGGATTTCACCTACGATATAGACCTTCATAAG GGCAGCTTCAACCTCAGCAGCGCCAGATTGCAGCAGTATGTGTATGAGACAATCACCAGGATTTTCAAGAAGCACA GTGCAGTGCGCCTGCAGACACCGCTGCTGCTTCCCAAACACAGGAAGCTCTGTGAAGGCAGCGAGCCGGCCTGTTTCATGGACCACAGTGGTATGCTGGTGACGCTGCCCTACAGCCTTCGT ATGGCGTTTGCAAGATATGTCGCCCGAAACAACATAACGCATCTAAAGAG GTACAGCATTGATCGCGTCTTTCGGCCCAGGAAGCTGGATCGCGCTCACCCAAGGGAGCTTCTCGAGTGTGCCTTTGACATCATCACATCCATCACCAACAGCCTGCTCCCAGATGCCGAGACCATTTACACCATCTCTGAAATAGTCCAGGAATTCCCTGCACTTCAG GAGAGGAATTACAACATTTACCTGAACCATACGAGTTTGCTGAAGGCCATCCTGCTTCACAGCGGAATCCCAGAGGACAAACTGAACCAGGCCTCCAACATACTATGTGATGCCATG AGTGAAAAGCTGACCAAACGTGAAGTAGAAGCAAAGTTCTGCAACTTTTCATTGTCGACAAACAGT TTGCAGGTGTTGTACAAGTACATAGAACAGAAGGGAACTCTGAAAGAAGTGGCACCATTGCTGTCTTCACTCACCAAGCAGAAGACGGCTGTCATGCAGCTGGCCAAGCAGGCCCTCAAGGACCTGGAGGAGGTCACGGTGCTGCTTCAGAGACTTGGAGTGAAACTGCCA GTGGTAGTCAATTTAGGTTTAGTGTACAAGGTGCAGCACCACTCTGGGATCATCTTCCAGTTTGTGGCCTTCATCAGGAAGCGCAAACGGACTGTACCAGATATACTGGCCGCTGGAGGACGCTACGACCACCTG ATCCTGGAATTTCGTGGGCCCGCAACCACTGTGCCAGTGCCCTCTGCAGTAGGTGCCAGCGTGGCGTTGGACAAAGTCTGTGCTGTGGTGGCTAGCATGGAGGAGCCA CCATCAGTAAGCTCTTGTGATGTCCTTGTGGTCCCAGTTGGACATTCGTCTATGTCCAGAGCCATCAGTGTTGTCCAGAAGCTGTGGAGCAATGGTGTGTCTGCAGATATTGCCTATGATGTCTCACAG TCTCAGGAGACGTTGCTGGACCACTGCCGGGTGGCTGGCATCCCGTGCATGGCCATGTTATCTGACAAAGAGGGTAACTACGTGAAG GTCAAATCTTTTGAGAAGGACAGACAGTCTGAGAAAAGGGTTCCTGAGTTAGAAGTGGTAGACCACATCATTCAGAAATTTCGGACCAAATTCTTAGATGAAAGATGCATCAG GGAAGTATCTGAAAGCATGGGCCAGAACCCCAAAGGCTCATCCCAGCTGAACACCACAG GTTCTTCTGAGCCGCATGGGAGCAATTGTAGCATGAACATGAATGTGAATGTCATCAGTTTGGAGAAAGTGTCTGCCAGTACAAGACGGCGCTTTGAGACTCAG ATTCACACCAGATTACAGACTCTTGCAAGCAGTTTGCAAAATAGGAGTAGTGACATTGAAGTTCTGGCA GTAGACCTTCAGAAGGAAACACTGATCAACTTCCTTTCGCTGGAG TTTGAGAACGAGGAGCAGTACAACAGTAGTGTGAAGAGTCTGCTCTCACGTCTCCCCAAGCAGCGCTACTTGAAGTCCATCTGCGACGAGATCCACACTTTCAAAATGACCAAAAG